A window of Accipiter gentilis chromosome 24, bAccGen1.1, whole genome shotgun sequence contains these coding sequences:
- the GPR174 gene encoding probable G-protein coupled receptor 174, with product MTNGSTCTETDLKPYYAITYTFILIPGLIGNTLALWVFYGYMKETKRAVIFMINLAIADLSQVLSLPLRIFYYLTGTWEFGGGLCMLCFYLKYVNMYASIYFLVCISVRRYLFLMHPFKFSDCKRICDVYISIVGWVVVCIGCLPFPLLRLHQDAKNTCFVDLPVKEVDLPISIAMMTIGELVGFVTPLLIILYCSWKTILSLKEQNSASHDLGEKKKALKMILTCALVFLICFAPYHISFPLDFFVKTKKIKNGCVQKVISVFHVVALCLASLNSCVDPVIYYFTTDEFRRRLSRQDLHDSIQLHNLSYVRKHSRDVLREDAMDY from the coding sequence ATGACAAACGGTTCGACCTGCACCGAAACAGACCTCAAGCCCTACTATGCTATTACGTACACTTTCATCCTGATCCCTGGACTGATAGGAAACACGTTAGCTTTGTGGGTCTTTTATGGGTACATGAAAGAGACTAAAAGGGCCGTAATATTTATGATCAATTTAGCCATTGCCGACCTATCGCAGGTTTTGTCCTTGCCCCTGAGGATTTTCTACTACTTGACCGGGACGTGGGAATTTGGAGGAGGTCTCTGCATGCTTTGCTTCTACCTGAAGTACGTCAATATGTATGCAAGCATCTACTTCTTGGTTTGCATCAGCGTAAGACGATATTTGTTTCTTATGCACCCATTCAAATTCAGTGACTGCAAACGCATCTGTGATGTGTATATCAGCATCGTTGGGTGGGTCGTGGTCTGCATTGGCTGTTTGCCTTTCCCGCTTCTCAGACTTCACCAGGATGCTAAAAACACCTGTTTTGTGGACCTCCCTGTAAAGGAAGTTGACCTTCCCATCTCCATTGCAATGATGACCATAGGTGAATTGGTGGGGTTCGTAACACCCCTACTTATCATCCTATACTGCTCATGGAAGACTATCTTATCActaaaagaacaaaattctgCTTCACATGACctcggggagaaaaaaaaggctttaaagatGATTCTCACCTGCGCTCTGGTATTTCTGATTTGCTTTGCACCTTATCATATCAGCTTTCCACTAGATTTCtttgtcaaaaccaaaaagattaAAAACGGGTGCGTCCAAAAGGTGATCTCGGTGTTTCACGTTGTAGCGTTGTGCCTTGCCAGCTTGAACTCCTGCGTGGACCCAGTCATCTACTACTTTACTACAGATGAGTTCAGGAGACGCCTTTCCAGGCAGGATTTGCATGACAGCATTCAGCTCCACAACCTCAGTTACGTGAGGAAGCATTCCAGAGATGTGCTCAGGGAGGACGCCATGGACTACTAG